In Carnobacterium sp. CP1, the following are encoded in one genomic region:
- the guaB gene encoding IMP dehydrogenase yields the protein MSNWETKFAKKGFTFDDVLLVPAESHVLPNDVDLSIQLAKNIKLSVPIISASMDTVTDSKMAIAMARQGGLGVIHKNMSAEQQAGEVRKVKRSESGVIIDPFFLTPTHLISDAEHLMGRYRISGVPIVNNMEDRLLVGILTNRDLRFVTDYSIPIEDVMTKENLVTAPEGTSLKEAEAILQQHKIEKLPIVDDAGRLSGLITIKDIEKILEFPNAAKDEHGRLLVAAAVGVTTDTFERAQALIDAGVDAIIVDTAHGHSAGVIRKIKEIREEFPEITLIAGNVATGEATRALYDVGVDVVKVGIGPGSICTTRVVAGVGVPQITAIYDAAAVAREYGRTIIADGGIKYSGDIVKALAAGGHAVMLGSMLAGTDESPGEFELFQGRRFKTYRGMGSLAAMEKGSSDRYFQGGVNEANKLVPEGIEGRVAYKGAVSDIIFQLLGGLKSGMGYVGAANLEELREDAQFVQMSGAGLRESHPHDVQITKEAPNYSIQ from the coding sequence ATGTCGAATTGGGAAACGAAATTTGCAAAAAAAGGCTTCACATTTGATGATGTTCTCTTAGTTCCAGCAGAAAGCCATGTTTTGCCAAATGATGTTGATTTAAGTATACAATTAGCTAAAAACATTAAATTAAGCGTGCCGATCATCAGTGCCAGTATGGATACTGTAACAGATTCAAAAATGGCTATTGCCATGGCTCGACAAGGCGGTTTAGGCGTTATTCATAAAAACATGAGTGCTGAACAACAAGCAGGAGAAGTCAGAAAAGTAAAACGTTCTGAAAGTGGTGTAATCATTGATCCTTTCTTCTTAACTCCGACTCATTTGATTTCCGATGCAGAACATTTAATGGGGCGTTACCGGATCAGCGGTGTGCCAATCGTTAACAATATGGAAGATCGTCTTTTAGTAGGGATCTTAACCAACCGTGATTTGCGTTTCGTAACCGACTACAGCATTCCAATTGAAGATGTGATGACAAAAGAAAATTTAGTCACTGCTCCTGAAGGAACTTCTTTGAAAGAAGCTGAAGCCATTTTACAACAGCATAAAATCGAAAAATTACCGATCGTTGATGATGCTGGACGTTTAAGCGGCTTGATCACGATCAAAGACATTGAAAAAATTCTGGAATTCCCAAATGCTGCTAAAGACGAACACGGACGTTTATTGGTTGCTGCTGCAGTAGGAGTGACTACTGACACATTTGAACGTGCACAAGCATTGATCGATGCAGGTGTCGACGCTATTATTGTTGACACAGCACATGGACATAGTGCAGGTGTTATTCGTAAAATCAAAGAAATTCGAGAAGAGTTTCCAGAAATTACGCTCATTGCCGGAAATGTGGCGACTGGTGAAGCAACCCGTGCGTTATATGATGTTGGCGTAGACGTTGTAAAAGTCGGGATTGGTCCAGGATCGATTTGTACGACTCGTGTCGTCGCTGGTGTCGGTGTTCCGCAAATCACAGCAATTTATGATGCAGCTGCGGTTGCTCGCGAATATGGCCGTACGATCATTGCAGATGGCGGAATCAAGTATTCAGGAGATATCGTTAAAGCTTTAGCTGCTGGCGGACATGCGGTTATGTTAGGCAGCATGCTTGCTGGTACAGATGAATCACCAGGCGAATTCGAACTTTTCCAAGGTCGTCGTTTTAAAACATACCGTGGCATGGGAAGTTTAGCCGCAATGGAAAAAGGGTCAAGCGATCGTTACTTCCAAGGTGGCGTAAATGAAGCCAACAAATTAGTTCCAGAAGGAATCGAAGGTCGTGTGGCTTATAAAGGCGCAGTATCTGATATTATCTTCCAATTATTAGGCGGTTTAAAATCCGGTATGGGATATGTTGGCGCAGCGAATTTAGAAGAATTGCGTGAAGACGCTCAATTTGTCCAAATGAGTGGGGCAGGTCTCCGCGAATCTCATCCGCATGATGTTCAAATCACTAAAGAAGCACCAAACTATTCAATCCAGTAA
- a CDS encoding DUF1129 domain-containing protein, whose product MGQENTNEQVIKKEENETLFQQLTKRNDQYMMSLDKALIAANISEERRVEIYNEMLKNLIEGQKSGQTARQLYGTVTERTNILLSAPKESETGRSEDWKIVLDGGLMMGAMFAFITGISGFIGSGQGSEMGIITMILNFIIGGFAILLISKNVPDKTKPKKGSMLRYILVSSAGMIGWMVLMTASMTFIPSSINILMPAGVNIAIGVAAFAAKMYFKRTLNIRGGLF is encoded by the coding sequence GTGGGACAAGAGAATACAAATGAACAGGTGATTAAAAAAGAGGAGAACGAAACACTCTTTCAGCAATTAACCAAGCGTAATGACCAATACATGATGAGCTTAGACAAAGCGTTGATTGCAGCTAATATTTCTGAAGAAAGACGAGTAGAAATCTATAACGAGATGCTGAAAAATTTAATTGAAGGCCAAAAATCTGGCCAAACAGCTCGTCAATTGTATGGAACCGTCACAGAACGCACAAATATTTTGCTGTCAGCACCAAAAGAAAGCGAAACTGGACGCTCTGAAGATTGGAAAATCGTTTTAGACGGCGGCTTGATGATGGGGGCAATGTTTGCTTTCATTACAGGTATTTCTGGCTTCATCGGCAGCGGGCAAGGGTCTGAGATGGGAATCATCACGATGATTCTGAACTTTATCATCGGCGGATTTGCGATTTTATTGATTTCAAAAAATGTACCGGATAAAACAAAACCTAAAAAAGGCAGTATGTTACGTTACATTTTAGTGTCGTCAGCTGGAATGATTGGGTGGATGGTCTTAATGACAGCTTCGATGACCTTCATTCCAAGTTCCATTAATATTTTAATGCCAGCAGGCGTAAATATAGCTATTGGAGTAGCAGCTTTTGCAGCTAAAATGTATTTCAAACGCACATTAAATATTCGCGGTGGTTTATTCTAA
- the ychF gene encoding redox-regulated ATPase YchF, translated as MSLTAGIVGLPNVGKSTLFNAITKAGVEAANYPFATIDPNVGVVEVPDYRLNRLTELVVPKKTVPTTFEFTDIAGIVKGASKGEGLGNKFLANIRQVDAICHVVRCFDDENITHVEGRIDPLSDIETINLELILADLEAVEKRYTRVAKVARTKDKEAMIELAVLDKIKPVLEAGESARTIELDEDEQKIVKNLFLLTTKPVLYVANVAEEEVANADENEYVKQVREFAEKENAEVIVICARIEEEIAELEDDEKEMFLEDLGIEESGLDKLIRSAYSLLGFATYFTAGVQEVRAWTFKKGMKAPQAAGVIHTDFERGFIRAETVSFEDLDKYETMQAAKEAGRVRSEGKEYVVQDGDVMLFRFNV; from the coding sequence ATGTCATTAACAGCAGGAATCGTGGGTTTACCAAACGTAGGAAAATCAACCCTTTTTAACGCCATTACCAAAGCAGGAGTAGAAGCAGCAAACTATCCATTTGCAACGATCGACCCGAATGTCGGAGTAGTAGAAGTACCGGACTATCGTTTGAATCGTTTAACAGAACTTGTTGTGCCTAAGAAAACTGTTCCAACGACGTTTGAATTTACAGATATCGCCGGAATCGTTAAAGGCGCAAGCAAAGGCGAAGGTTTAGGAAACAAATTTTTGGCGAATATCCGTCAAGTAGATGCCATTTGTCATGTGGTACGTTGTTTTGATGATGAAAACATCACACACGTAGAAGGCCGCATCGATCCATTATCAGATATCGAAACCATTAATTTGGAATTGATCTTAGCTGACTTAGAAGCCGTTGAGAAACGTTACACACGGGTTGCTAAAGTCGCACGAACAAAAGACAAAGAGGCTATGATCGAATTAGCTGTATTGGATAAAATCAAACCAGTCTTAGAAGCAGGCGAGTCTGCTCGTACAATAGAATTAGATGAAGACGAACAAAAAATCGTTAAAAACCTCTTCTTATTAACAACTAAACCAGTGTTGTATGTAGCCAATGTGGCCGAAGAAGAAGTAGCCAATGCGGATGAAAATGAGTACGTTAAACAAGTTCGTGAATTTGCTGAAAAAGAAAACGCAGAAGTTATTGTGATTTGTGCGCGTATTGAAGAAGAGATCGCTGAATTGGAAGACGATGAAAAAGAAATGTTCTTGGAAGATTTAGGCATTGAAGAATCTGGATTGGATAAATTGATTCGTTCAGCTTATTCATTATTGGGCTTTGCCACTTACTTTACGGCAGGTGTTCAAGAAGTGCGTGCTTGGACATTCAAAAAAGGCATGAAAGCACCGCAAGCTGCAGGTGTCATTCATACTGACTTTGAACGAGGATTTATTCGGGCAGAGACAGTGTCATTTGAAGACTTAGACAAATACGAAACTATGCAGGCAGCCAAAGAAGCTGGACGAGTTCGTTCAGAAGGAAAAGAATATGTGGTTCAAGACGGCGATGTCATGTTGTTCCGTTTCAACGTATAA
- a CDS encoding DUF951 domain-containing protein: protein MYDLNDVVEMKKPHPCGENRWQIIRMGMDIRIKCTKCGHMVMMPRREFEKKMKKVLEHAEPKE, encoded by the coding sequence ATGTATGACTTGAACGATGTGGTTGAAATGAAAAAACCTCATCCATGCGGAGAAAATCGTTGGCAGATTATCCGGATGGGCATGGATATTCGAATCAAATGTACTAAATGCGGACACATGGTGATGATGCCCAGAAGAGAATTTGAAAAGAAAATGAAAAAAGTCCTCGAGCATGCTGAACCAAAAGAGTAA
- a CDS encoding ParB/RepB/Spo0J family partition protein produces MVNKNSKGLGRGIDALFSDYSDLDKIDVSSERVQEIELGDIRPNPYQPRKTFDEEALDELARSIKQSGVFQPIILRESTVKGFEIIAGERRFRASKLAGKTTIPAIIREFDEEKMMEVAVLENLQREDLTSLEEAEAYDMLMKKLKLTQEEVATRLGKSRPYIANYLRLLGLPEAVKQMLQDNEISMGQARTLLSLKEKKQIVKLAKRVVKDNLTVRQLEQLVSQMNQPKEKVAKAAKAIQKPYYIRESEERLMDKFGTTVTINEKNKKGKIEIEYLSTEDLTRILDVLEIQFDDE; encoded by the coding sequence ATGGTCAATAAAAACAGTAAGGGTTTAGGCAGAGGAATTGACGCGCTTTTTAGCGATTATTCTGATTTAGATAAAATTGATGTTTCCAGTGAACGCGTTCAGGAAATTGAGTTGGGAGATATTCGGCCGAATCCTTATCAACCTCGAAAAACCTTTGACGAGGAAGCGTTGGACGAGTTAGCACGTTCGATCAAGCAGTCAGGCGTTTTTCAACCCATTATTTTGCGCGAGTCGACTGTCAAAGGTTTTGAAATCATTGCGGGAGAACGCCGTTTTAGAGCTTCTAAACTTGCCGGGAAAACTACCATTCCAGCCATCATTCGCGAATTTGATGAAGAGAAAATGATGGAAGTTGCGGTGTTAGAAAACTTGCAGCGGGAAGATTTGACTTCGCTTGAAGAAGCAGAAGCCTATGATATGCTAATGAAGAAATTAAAATTGACCCAAGAAGAAGTTGCTACTCGTTTAGGCAAAAGCCGTCCTTACATCGCTAATTACCTGCGTTTGCTAGGGTTACCTGAAGCCGTCAAACAAATGCTGCAAGACAACGAAATTTCGATGGGTCAAGCGCGGACGCTGCTGAGTTTAAAAGAAAAGAAGCAAATCGTTAAGTTAGCAAAACGGGTAGTGAAAGATAATCTAACCGTTCGTCAGTTGGAACAACTGGTCAGTCAAATGAACCAGCCAAAAGAAAAAGTTGCTAAAGCAGCCAAAGCGATCCAAAAACCTTATTACATTCGTGAAAGCGAAGAACGGTTGATGGACAAATTTGGGACGACAGTAACCATCAATGAAAAAAATAAAAAAGGCAAAATTGAAATTGAGTACCTTTCAACAGAAGATTTGACCCGTATCTTAGATGTACTAGAAATTCAATTTGATGACGAATAA